The sequence GCTCCAGGTGTTAAACCTGTTAGACCCAGAATGCCATTCCTTCCAGGATGCACATGGCTAGCTCTCACAGGTCTGCTCCTAGCGGTGCTTTCCAGTGCGGTTGAAGCGTCTGTATAGGAACCTGATCCTTTTGTTAAGGTTCTTGTAATCCTGTTCAAACATTCGGTGTCCTACAATTTGCTTCTTGCGGATGCATCTTTGTAGCTCATTTCCCCTCCAGCCTCGCAGCCACCTGGGCCCTGTGATCAAGTCCTTGGGGTGAATGTGGAAGTCTCCTGAGGAGGAAGGGGTAAGTGGGAAACAGATGCAAGTAACAGGAAAACAAACCCAGGGTAGCAGAAATGTTAGCCCCAGGTCCCATCAACTTCAATTCATTCTGACACCATTACAttttccccagccccagagtAGGACTAACCTCTACTCTCCTGACCCCCTGATTTGGAGTTCCAGTTATTTTCCCTTCTCCCGTGACATCTTCAGACCCACACTTGGTCACTTACCTAGAATTCCTATATTGTCATAGACCCCAAATAAGGCTCGTTTCTCTGTCCAGCGATCAACCTCTTTAGGTTCAGGGGGCGACTTCACATGGATCCAGCTGGAGACCCCTTGAAACGGAGAAGATAGCTGAAGAACTACATTATCAGTAGAAGGGCCTGACCCTGCAGGTCGCCCTTGCCTGGCCGGGAGGGCAATACAATGTCAGGGTGCGTGCCCCGCTCACCACAGTGGAGGCTCCTCGCGGCCTGGAGCACAGACAGGCTACGGCCCAGGAGGCCCCATCTTGCCAGCTGCAGCAGAGGCCCCATTGTCCACCCTGCAAAGACAGAGCGCCGGTCACCGGAGCGGCCCCGACAGAGCCCACGAAGCCAGGGCGGGACGACCGGGCATGCGCTccccgctcccttcccccaggaaccaCGGGGCACAGACCGGGCAGGCCCGACTGGAGCGAGGGACTTAGGGGCAGCCCAAGCCCCGCCGAGACGCAGCCATCTTGACCGGCGGCTgcttcccacaatgcaccgctccccACGCGGCCTGTCCTGACGCACCCGGTATCCCTGGCCACGGGTCCAGACCAAAGCAACGACAGGTGCTGTCCCCGGACGCCCCTCCCTGACTACGAGCCCGGGCTCGAAAGATTCaaaccctctgcccccgcccccgcccccgcccccgccttaCCAGCGCCACGGACCAGGCGTTGGGCGGCCCAGATCTGAGAGGTGGAAGGAGCCTCTGGGGTGTGATTGGTTGTTGGGTTCCAACCGCCCTCTGATTGGCGCCGGTAACAAGGAGGCGGTTGTAATTCGAATGCGGGAAGAGTTGACGGGAACTCTGCTGTTCGGAGGTGGGTAATTGGATGGAGGTGAGCAAAGCGGTCTGTGCTGTGATTGGCTCCCTGGTTTTCCGCGGGCGCTGATAGGCGGAAGCTGGGGGTGATTGTGCTTGCCCGGGCGCCGCGCGGTTTGACCGTTGGGAGGAGGCTCTTGGGGTAGGGAGGCAAGGTGCCGCCGCCGCCCTGTTCCTGGGCAGCCGGGAGATGCCGTCGCCGCTCCCCTGGGAGTTCCACCTGCCCCTGTCCCCGGGCGATCTGCTCCGGAGCGGGGGTCCCGCGCAGTACGTGGTGCAGGAGGTGCTGTCTCTAGCCCAGGTTGCTGTGCAGCTGGCGGGTAAGAGGCGCGgctctttctcctcttcccccccccacccccgggctgTGCGGTTAGTAGCGGTGCCGCCTCTCACGTTATGATTGTGACTGGCAATTTTGGGAGTGTTTTTCCTGGTCTCATGAAAACGGATTCTCCCTTATTCAAAATGGCCGCCATCTCCCTTTGCTGtcaatggggctgaagccagcaaaATGGGCGCCATCTCCCGACGGTCTGGTTGCGTGTGGGAGTGAGGCTGCTTTTGGGAAAGTTGGCTGCGCTCTCCAACCGTTTGtggtaggtt is a genomic window of Lepidochelys kempii isolate rLepKem1 chromosome 1, rLepKem1.hap2, whole genome shotgun sequence containing:
- the MRPL51 gene encoding large ribosomal subunit protein mL51, whose protein sequence is MGPLLQLARWGLLGRSLSVLQAARSLHCGVSSWIHVKSPPEPKEVDRWTEKRALFGVYDNIGILGDFHIHPKDLITGPRWLRGWRGNELQRCIRKKQIVGHRMFEQDYKNLNKRIRFLYRRFNRTGKHR